The DNA sequence tcaaaactgatGATGATGCTTTTGAATACTACAGCAATTTTGCACGGAAGAATGGATTTTCTATTAGAAAGGCACGCTCAACAGAAAGCCAAAACTTGGGGATATATAGACGAGATTTTGTTTGTTATCGGTCAGGATTtaatcaaccaagaaaaaagGCCAATGTGGAGCATCCCAGGGAGAGAAAATCAGTACGATGTGGATGTGATGCCAAGTTGTATTTGACAAAGGAAATTGTTGATGGCATTAGTCAATGGTATGTTTCACAGTTTAGTAACGTGCATAATCATGAGTTGTTGGAAGATGACCAAGTGCGCCTACTTCCTGCATATCGTAAAATACAAGAGGCAGATCAAGAACGGATTCTCTTACTTTCCAAAGCTGGCTTTCCTGTAAACCGCATAGTGAAAGTGTTGGAGCTAGAGAAGGGAGTTCAACCTGGACACTTGCCCTTCATAGAGAAAGATATCAGGAATTTTATTCGAACTTGTAAGAAAACTGTTCAAGACAATGATGCTTTGCTCAATGAGAAAAGAGAGAATGATATGCTAGAACTTCTTGAGGCCTGCAAGGCTATGACAGAGAGAGATCcaggttttgtttatgattataCCATAGATGAAAATGAAAAGGTTGAAAACATTGCATGGTCATATGGTCACTCCGTTCGTGCATATACTGTTTTTGGTGATGTAGTTGCTTTTGACACTACCTACCGTTCTATCACATATGGATTGCTCCTTGGAGTGTGGTTTGGCATTGATAATCATGGCAGGGCAACTTTTTTAGGCTGTGTGCTGCTACATGATGAAAGTTCGCATTCATTTGCTTGGGCTCTGCAGGTTAGTGGATATAAAATCTTGTGATCAATCTGCACCAGTCTCTGTGTATTATTTTTATGATTATTCTTCTTTTGAACAGGCTTTTATGCGATTTATGAGAGGAAGATATCCGCAGACTATTCTAACCGATATAGACTCGGGGCTTAGAGATGCTATAGCAAGGGAGTTGCCCAGTACTAAACATGTTATATGTATATGGCATATTCTATCCAAAATTTCCAGTTGGTTCTCTTTGCCTCTTGGACCGCAGTATGAAAATTTTAAAGCTGAGTTTGATGTGTTGTCTCATCTGGAGAGTGTAGAAGACTTTGAACATCAATGGAACATTTTGGCTGCTCGGTATGGCCTTGTGTCCGATAAGCATATAGGTTTATTGTATTCATCTCGAGAATCCTGGTCACTTTCTTACATTAGAGGCTACTTTCTGGCTCGTACACTGACAGCTGAGTTTTCACTAGCTTTGGAGTCATTCTTGAAAAGAATTTTGAATGCACAGACATGTCTACAAGTATTCTTTGAGCAGGTAtgttaataaaaaaattctgtGTCTGTGTGTTCTTCAAATTTGGATGCTTCATTATTAAGTTCTGTTTTGGGATCTTGAAGGTTAGTATTGCTGCCAACTTTGGGAATCAGACCAGAGAAGGGATGCAGTATATGAATGTGAAGACTGGCATGCCTATTGAAGAACATGCACGTAATATTCTTACACCTTATGCTTTCAGCGTCTTACAGCATGAAATAGTTCTGTCTGTGCAATATGCAACAACAGAAATGGGAAGTGGATCATATCTTGTGCGACACTACAAGAAATTGGATGGAGAGTGTCTTGTCATTTGGATACCAGACGATGAACAAATTCACTGTTCCTGTAAGGAATTTGAGCATTCTGGAATTTTGTGCAGGCATTCCCTTCGCGTCCTTGTGGTAAAAAACTACTT is a window from the Rosa chinensis cultivar Old Blush chromosome 2, RchiOBHm-V2, whole genome shotgun sequence genome containing:
- the LOC112187118 gene encoding putative protein FAR1-RELATED SEQUENCE 10 isoform X1, with amino-acid sequence MKPSNNIWIPRQQCPCGDWKCYIKYEGDDPTSVSSLHVKSEITSSSSSSEAVFTPYVGQIFKTDDDAFEYYSNFARKNGFSIRKARSTESQNLGIYRRDFVCYRSGFNQPRKKANVEHPRERKSVRCGCDAKLYLTKEIVDGISQWYVSQFSNVHNHELLEDDQVRLLPAYRKIQEADQERILLLSKAGFPVNRIVKVLELEKGVQPGHLPFIEKDIRNFIRTCKKTVQDNDALLNEKRENDMLELLEACKAMTERDPGFVYDYTIDENEKVENIAWSYGHSVRAYTVFGDVVAFDTTYRSITYGLLLGVWFGIDNHGRATFLGCVLLHDESSHSFAWALQAFMRFMRGRYPQTILTDIDSGLRDAIARELPSTKHVICIWHILSKISSWFSLPLGPQYENFKAEFDVLSHLESVEDFEHQWNILAARYGLVSDKHIGLLYSSRESWSLSYIRGYFLARTLTAEFSLALESFLKRILNAQTCLQVFFEQVSIAANFGNQTREGMQYMNVKTGMPIEEHARNILTPYAFSVLQHEIVLSVQYATTEMGSGSYLVRHYKKLDGECLVIWIPDDEQIHCSCKEFEHSGILCRHSLRVLVVKNYFQLPEKYFLLRWRLESSLDSLADENAQISADDCAESFNTLTASLLTESLVSKERFNYVHRELSSLLEHVRSMPVIEEYAVNMAGNSISDS
- the LOC112187118 gene encoding putative protein FAR1-RELATED SEQUENCE 10 isoform X2 — protein: MKPSNNIWIPRQQCPCGDWKCYIKYEGDDPTSVSSLHVKSEITSSSSSSEAVFTPYVGQIFKTDDDAFEYYSNFARKNGFSIRKARSTESQNLGIYRRDFVCYRSGFNQPRKKANVEHPRERKSVRCGCDAKLYLTKEIVDGISQWYVSQFSNVHNHELLEDDQVRLLPAYRKIQEADQERILLLSKAGFPVNRIVKVLELEKGVQPGHLPFIEKDIRNFIRTCKKTVQDNDALLNEKRENDMLELLEACKAMTERDPGFVYDYTIDENEKVENIAWSYGHSVRAYTVFGDVVAFDTTYRSITYGLLLGVWFGIDNHGRATFLGCVLLHDESSHSFAWALQAFMRFMRGRYPQTILTDIDSGLRDAIARELPSTKHVICIWHILSKISSWFSLPLGPQYENFKAEFDVLSHLESVEDFEHQWNILAARYGLVSDKHIGLLYSSRESWSLSYIRGYFLARTLTAEFSLALESFLKRILNAQTCLQVFFEQVSIAANFGNQTREGMQYMNVKTGMPIEEHARNILTPYAFSVLQHEIVLSVQYATTEMGSGSYLVRHYKKLDGECLVIWIPDDEQIHCSCKEFEHSGILCRHSLRVLVVIASATVRHLDLAFNISAALGVWRMKYVGVEGIKY